One window of Gloeothece citriformis PCC 7424 genomic DNA carries:
- a CDS encoding PEP-CTERM sorting domain-containing protein: MSKNFVKTGLLFSNLILGLAVCDLKPIQAAEFSFEFGNGTGKLAFEESPLTGIGQESISLNELNNYCSNFTCTSSPDFFYQISVIPDFRFPPDQVVFNSPNNSDVTFEFNSGKLVGINLLESLQTFPNKRFEEDLLEIYYVGYAQFGLEGNEYGYGITIFSEPYELIPFYDQFGNLLGYEVGEFLLGQLAEGDYIEEFGTIKFKTIEPVPEPLTILGAMTALSFGSMFKRKLSKFNP, encoded by the coding sequence ATGAGCAAAAATTTTGTTAAGACTGGATTGCTGTTCAGCAATTTAATCTTAGGCTTGGCTGTTTGTGATCTAAAACCCATTCAAGCGGCTGAATTTAGTTTTGAGTTTGGTAATGGCACTGGAAAATTAGCTTTTGAAGAATCTCCTTTAACAGGAATAGGTCAAGAAAGTATCAGCTTAAATGAATTAAACAATTATTGCAGTAACTTTACTTGTACAAGTTCTCCTGACTTTTTTTACCAAATTTCTGTTATTCCTGATTTCCGTTTCCCCCCTGATCAAGTAGTATTTAATTCTCCTAATAATAGCGATGTAACCTTTGAGTTTAATTCCGGAAAATTAGTGGGAATTAACTTATTAGAGAGTCTGCAAACATTTCCCAATAAAAGATTTGAGGAAGACTTATTAGAAATATATTATGTTGGCTATGCTCAATTTGGTTTAGAAGGAAATGAATATGGCTACGGGATAACAATCTTCTCTGAACCTTACGAACTAATTCCCTTTTATGATCAGTTCGGAAATCTGCTGGGATATGAAGTTGGCGAATTCTTATTAGGACAATTGGCTGAGGGCGACTATATTGAAGAGTTTGGAACGATTAAGTTTAAGACCATTGAACCGGTTCCTGAACCTTTAACTATTTTAGGAGCAATGACTGCTTTAAGTTTTGGCAGTATGTTTAAACGAAAATTATCTAAGTTTAACCCATAA
- a CDS encoding PEP-CTERM sorting domain-containing protein has translation MKTGFLVGNLVLGLAVCDLKPIQAAQFSFSLADDYLGEVSGSLSFKESPLTGVGKETITLSALNNYCNTYICQELPEFTTEFPPYYLPLSDGSQDIQFGSFDDVTFEFTSGYLTGIFLSERQNFTSFEGRDPRFVSETEGYLEFSINRDTYDLSGLATVKRYQLSFEPVFDDDGNYLYDEEVLTLIEEFDLVLPGGSGEVEFSTTEPVPEPLTILGAMTALSFGSMFKRKLSKFNS, from the coding sequence GTGAAAACAGGCTTCCTTGTGGGCAACTTAGTTTTAGGGTTAGCTGTTTGTGATCTAAAACCCATTCAAGCGGCTCAATTTAGTTTTAGTTTGGCTGATGATTATTTAGGAGAGGTATCGGGTTCATTATCTTTTAAAGAGTCTCCCCTAACCGGAGTGGGTAAAGAAACAATAACTTTATCTGCGTTAAATAATTATTGTAATACCTATATTTGTCAAGAATTGCCTGAATTTACCACTGAATTTCCTCCCTATTATCTTCCTTTGAGTGATGGCTCTCAAGATATACAATTTGGATCTTTTGATGATGTAACTTTTGAATTTACTTCAGGATATTTAACAGGGATTTTCTTAAGTGAGAGACAAAATTTTACGAGTTTTGAGGGACGAGATCCGAGGTTTGTTTCTGAGACTGAGGGATATCTTGAATTTTCTATAAACAGAGACACTTATGATTTGTCAGGTTTAGCTACAGTTAAACGATATCAATTATCTTTTGAACCGGTATTTGATGACGATGGAAACTACTTATATGATGAGGAAGTTTTGACCCTGATAGAGGAATTTGACTTGGTTTTACCTGGGGGTTCAGGAGAAGTTGAATTTTCCACTACTGAACCGGTTCCTGAACCTTTAACTATTTTAGGAGCAATGACCGCTTTAAGTTTTGGCAGTATGTTTAAACGCAAATTGTCTAAGTTTAACTCATAA
- the proS gene encoding proline--tRNA ligase has translation MRLSQMLFVTLREDPAEAEIPSHKLLLRAGYIRRIGSGIYAYLPLMWRVLQKVSQIVRQEMNATGAQECLLPQLQPSELWKESGRWDTYTKAEGIMFALEDRQERELGLGPTHEEVITFIAREMIRSYRQLPVNLYQIQTKFRDEIRPRFGLMRGREFIMKDAYSFDTDPEGLKKTYQDMDKAYRNILRRCGLAFRAVDADSGAIGGSGSQEFMVLADAGEDEVLYTDDGKYAANVEKAVSLPPDEEPSPFKNYEKRETPNTDTIEKLAQFLKCSPTVVVKNILYEAVYDNGMIVLVLVNIRGDQEVNEVKLQNELVKLAPQYHAKTIIALKVPDESAQQKWAAKSLPLGYISPDLGDDYIQGSKEIASKFVRLVDKTVVELKNFVTGANEKGYHVLGANWGKEFKLPQLIVDVRTAKAGDRAVHDRTQTLQSARGIEVGHIFQLGTKYSHAMGATYTNEQGEEMPLVMGCYGIGVSRLAQSAVEQSYDKDGIIWPVAIAPYHAIVVIPNINDPQQVEVAEKLYTELNAAGIETLLDDRDERAGVKFKDSELVGIPYRIVTGRSLKEGKLEVVERATKKSQDIPIDEVVSTIQQWVKAAL, from the coding sequence ATGCGATTGTCTCAAATGCTCTTTGTCACGCTGCGAGAAGATCCCGCCGAAGCAGAAATTCCCAGTCATAAACTTTTATTAAGAGCGGGATATATTCGTCGAATTGGCAGTGGAATCTATGCTTATCTCCCCCTGATGTGGCGAGTTTTGCAAAAAGTCTCCCAAATTGTGCGACAAGAGATGAATGCTACCGGGGCGCAAGAATGTCTCCTCCCTCAACTGCAACCCTCAGAATTATGGAAAGAGTCCGGACGTTGGGATACCTACACCAAGGCCGAAGGAATTATGTTTGCTCTCGAAGACCGACAAGAGAGAGAATTAGGATTAGGGCCAACTCATGAAGAAGTAATTACCTTCATCGCTAGAGAGATGATCCGCTCCTATCGTCAATTACCTGTAAATTTATATCAAATTCAAACTAAATTTAGGGATGAAATTCGTCCTCGGTTTGGGTTAATGCGGGGTCGGGAATTTATCATGAAAGATGCTTATTCTTTTGATACAGATCCCGAAGGACTCAAAAAAACTTACCAAGACATGGATAAAGCCTACCGTAACATATTACGTCGCTGTGGCCTAGCTTTTCGAGCCGTAGACGCAGATTCTGGGGCAATTGGGGGTTCGGGTTCTCAGGAATTTATGGTTTTAGCGGATGCTGGAGAGGATGAGGTTCTCTACACCGACGATGGAAAATATGCCGCCAATGTGGAAAAAGCAGTCTCTTTACCCCCCGATGAAGAACCCTCTCCTTTTAAAAATTACGAAAAACGAGAAACTCCTAATACAGATACCATTGAAAAATTAGCCCAATTTCTCAAATGTTCTCCTACGGTAGTGGTGAAAAATATTCTCTATGAAGCCGTTTATGATAATGGCATGATCGTATTAGTCTTAGTTAATATCCGAGGCGATCAAGAGGTTAATGAGGTTAAATTACAAAATGAATTAGTCAAACTTGCTCCCCAATATCACGCTAAAACCATTATTGCCCTAAAAGTGCCGGATGAGTCTGCACAGCAAAAATGGGCGGCAAAATCTTTACCGTTAGGATATATTTCCCCCGATTTAGGCGATGATTATATTCAAGGGTCTAAAGAAATTGCCTCTAAGTTTGTGCGTTTGGTCGATAAAACGGTAGTGGAGTTGAAAAATTTTGTCACCGGTGCTAATGAAAAAGGGTATCACGTCCTTGGGGCAAATTGGGGCAAAGAGTTTAAATTACCTCAATTAATAGTCGATGTACGGACTGCTAAAGCCGGCGATCGCGCGGTTCACGATCGGACTCAAACCCTGCAAAGTGCTAGAGGGATCGAAGTAGGTCACATTTTTCAATTAGGAACTAAATATTCCCATGCTATGGGAGCAACCTACACCAATGAACAAGGGGAAGAAATGCCTTTAGTGATGGGGTGTTATGGGATTGGGGTGTCTCGCTTGGCTCAATCGGCGGTAGAACAGTCCTATGATAAGGATGGGATTATTTGGCCGGTGGCGATCGCTCCTTATCATGCTATTGTGGTGATTCCTAATATTAATGATCCCCAACAGGTAGAAGTGGCCGAAAAACTTTATACCGAGTTAAACGCCGCAGGAATAGAAACCTTATTAGATGACCGGGATGAACGAGCCGGAGTAAAATTTAAGGATTCTGAGTTAGTGGGGATACCTTATCGTATTGTCACCGGGCGATCGTTAAAAGAGGGTAAATTAGAAGTCGTTGAACGTGCCACAAAAAAATCTCAAGATATCCCTATTGATGAGGTAGTTTCTACTATACAACAATGGGTTAAAGCGGCACTCTAA
- a CDS encoding late competence development ComFB family protein: MNETQTQSYNHHIYENTMECLVKEEIEKQLKNYPKTVIKFINKTEIEAYALNRLPALYASSEQGREKQKEIGQQKYQKQISLAVSQALVTVRENPYTESKSIASLSGIEVKYQEARQALQKLQIFLTHTQLLNNSSQEITWDNLVSVVHQALNKLYWKQENPNLELPNHLKEDTVNPDWNSHYLY; this comes from the coding sequence ATGAATGAGACACAAACCCAATCATATAATCATCATATTTATGAAAATACAATGGAGTGTTTGGTTAAAGAAGAGATTGAAAAACAGCTAAAAAATTATCCAAAAACTGTTATTAAATTTATTAATAAAACAGAAATAGAAGCCTATGCGCTTAACCGTCTTCCTGCGCTTTATGCTTCTAGTGAACAAGGAAGAGAAAAGCAAAAAGAAATCGGTCAACAAAAATATCAAAAACAGATTTCTCTAGCCGTTAGTCAAGCTTTAGTAACCGTGAGAGAAAATCCTTATACAGAGTCGAAATCTATAGCTTCACTTTCAGGAATAGAAGTTAAATATCAAGAAGCGCGACAAGCTTTACAAAAATTACAGATTTTCCTAACCCACACCCAATTACTCAACAATTCTTCTCAAGAGATAACTTGGGATAATTTAGTGAGTGTCGTTCATCAGGCATTAAATAAATTGTATTGGAAACAAGAAAATCCTAACCTAGAGCTACCCAATCACCTTAAAGAGGATACTGTCAATCCAGACTGGAATTCCCATTATCTGTATTAA
- a CDS encoding late competence development ComFB family protein gives MQNLKQPETLQLNNPVGIRQNIMELLVKQEIEKQLKHYSPQLKPYINKIEVATFALNRLPALYASTIQGKNHQIELAKKYQEQITLAVRRGIAAVERDPLRSSTPLISDVEIEYNKAKKALQDLQDYLQQKGLLSHSYLGWNNLVITVHLALKKVSWFKQLKSQSQRN, from the coding sequence ATGCAAAACCTCAAGCAACCTGAAACCCTCCAATTAAATAATCCTGTGGGAATTCGTCAAAATATTATGGAGTTATTGGTCAAACAAGAAATAGAAAAACAATTGAAACACTATTCTCCTCAATTAAAACCTTACATTAATAAAATTGAGGTAGCCACTTTTGCCCTCAACCGCTTACCTGCCCTCTATGCTTCCACCATCCAAGGAAAAAATCATCAAATAGAATTAGCTAAAAAATATCAAGAACAAATTACCTTAGCTGTCCGTCGAGGCATAGCAGCAGTAGAACGAGATCCCTTAAGAAGCTCAACTCCCCTTATTTCCGATGTAGAAATTGAGTATAATAAAGCTAAAAAAGCACTGCAAGATTTACAAGATTATCTGCAACAAAAAGGGTTACTCAGTCATTCTTATTTAGGGTGGAATAACTTAGTTATAACAGTACATCTCGCCTTAAAAAAAGTCAGTTGGTTTAAACAGCTAAAATCTCAGTCTCAGAGAAATTGA
- a CDS encoding histone deacetylase, whose product MSLPIVYHRDYVTPLPDGHRFPMPKFKLLYDLLITDGITTPESTHTPEVPTQEIIQLVHTPDYVGAYCSGTLDPKAQRRIGLPWSPGLVTRTCTALGGTILTAKLALKQGIACNTAGGTHHAFPSYGSGFCIFNDLAIATRTLQHLGLVKKVLIVDLDVHQGDGTAYIFQNDESVFTFSMHCEANFPGTKQKSDLDVPLPVGLEDEGYLKILSQYLSDLLCQFNPDLVLYDAGVDTHISDRLGKLAMTNIGIYRRDFYVLSTCLAAGYPVAGVIGGGYAKDLQNLVYRHSLLHRAARDVYRQFL is encoded by the coding sequence ATGTCCCTACCCATCGTCTACCATCGTGATTATGTTACCCCCTTACCTGATGGTCATCGCTTCCCGATGCCAAAATTTAAGCTTCTCTACGACTTATTAATTACTGATGGAATCACTACCCCTGAATCTACCCATACCCCAGAAGTCCCCACACAAGAGATCATTCAATTAGTCCACACTCCGGACTATGTTGGGGCTTATTGTAGCGGAACTCTCGATCCTAAAGCACAGCGTCGTATTGGTTTACCTTGGAGTCCGGGTTTAGTGACTCGTACCTGTACCGCCCTTGGGGGAACGATTCTCACCGCTAAATTAGCCCTAAAACAGGGGATTGCTTGTAATACCGCCGGTGGAACTCATCACGCTTTCCCAAGTTATGGATCTGGATTTTGTATTTTTAATGATTTAGCGATCGCTACCCGGACTTTACAACATTTGGGTCTGGTTAAGAAAGTCTTGATTGTTGATTTAGATGTGCATCAAGGAGATGGAACGGCTTATATTTTCCAAAATGATGAGAGTGTATTCACGTTTTCGATGCACTGTGAGGCGAATTTTCCGGGAACTAAACAAAAAAGCGATCTCGATGTTCCTTTGCCTGTTGGGTTAGAGGATGAGGGTTACTTAAAAATTTTATCCCAGTATTTAAGCGATCTTCTCTGCCAGTTTAACCCCGATTTAGTTTTGTATGATGCCGGTGTAGATACCCATATTAGCGATCGCTTAGGTAAACTGGCTATGACTAATATCGGGATTTACCGCCGAGACTTTTACGTTTTGAGTACCTGTCTAGCGGCGGGATATCCAGTCGCCGGCGTGATAGGAGGGGGTTATGCTAAAGATCTACAAAATTTAGTCTATCGTCATTCTCTCTTACATCGGGCGGCTAGAGATGTGTATCGTCAATTTCTCTGA